The following coding sequences lie in one Prevotella nigrescens genomic window:
- a CDS encoding NADH-quinone oxidoreductase subunit A — translation MYFTLLITVFITAAFLVVAAYVTAKLLGPRSYNPTKGEPYECGIPTYGTSWLPMHVGYYLFAILFLMFDVETVFLYPWAVVVKTYGVLALATIGFFMLVLVFGLAYAWRKGALEWK, via the coding sequence ATGTATTTTACACTTTTAATCACCGTCTTCATAACGGCAGCCTTCTTGGTCGTTGCAGCCTATGTTACTGCAAAGCTATTGGGTCCCCGTTCTTACAATCCGACGAAAGGTGAACCTTACGAGTGTGGTATTCCTACCTACGGCACGTCTTGGTTGCCGATGCACGTGGGCTACTACCTGTTCGCTATCCTTTTTTTGATGTTCGATGTTGAGACTGTTTTCCTCTACCCATGGGCGGTAGTGGTGAAAACTTACGGCGTTCTGGCATTGGCAACGATAGGATTTTTTATGTTGGTGTTGGTTTTTGGCTTGGCTTACGCTTGGCGGAAAGGAGCGCTTGAATGGAAATAA
- a CDS encoding NADH-quinone oxidoreductase subunit B, producing MEIRKPKIKAMPYEEWKDNDTLEKMADDLNDGGTNLVLGNLDQLINWGRSNSLWSLTFATSCCGIEFMAVGCARYDFSRFGFEVTRNSPRQADLIMCAGTITNKMAPALKRLYDQMAEPKYVIAVGGCAISGGPFKDSYHVMRGIDEIIPVDVYIPGCPPRPEAIIYGMMQLQRKVKIEKFFGGANHKQTAAESKLGVSNEELIFEEKLGISAEEIKEKRETAWEEKHKPAPKTARPAAAKPAAAAPKKETIVVDKPVTKEDVEKLGKELDKLDKATPEQQPTENNTAAN from the coding sequence ATGGAAATAAGGAAACCGAAAATTAAGGCTATGCCTTACGAAGAGTGGAAAGACAACGACACTCTGGAGAAGATGGCAGACGACCTGAACGACGGAGGTACAAACCTTGTGCTGGGAAATCTCGACCAACTTATAAACTGGGGGCGCAGCAACTCGCTGTGGTCGCTTACGTTTGCTACCTCTTGCTGTGGCATTGAGTTCATGGCTGTAGGCTGTGCACGGTACGATTTCTCACGGTTTGGGTTCGAAGTAACACGTAACTCGCCACGTCAGGCAGACTTAATTATGTGCGCCGGCACCATAACGAACAAGATGGCACCTGCCCTGAAACGTCTGTACGACCAGATGGCAGAGCCAAAATACGTAATAGCAGTGGGCGGATGCGCCATTTCGGGCGGTCCTTTCAAGGACAGCTACCACGTGATGCGCGGCATCGACGAGATTATTCCGGTGGACGTTTACATTCCCGGCTGTCCCCCACGCCCCGAAGCCATCATCTACGGAATGATGCAATTGCAACGAAAAGTGAAGATTGAGAAGTTCTTTGGCGGTGCCAACCACAAGCAGACAGCTGCAGAAAGCAAGCTCGGAGTAAGTAACGAAGAGCTTATCTTTGAAGAAAAACTTGGCATTTCAGCCGAGGAAATCAAGGAAAAGCGCGAAACTGCATGGGAAGAGAAACACAAACCGGCTCCGAAAACTGCACGCCCAGCCGCTGCAAAGCCGGCTGCCGCAGCACCAAAGAAGGAAACCATCGTTGTAGACAAGCCTGTAACGAAAGAAGATGTGGAGAAGTTAGGCAAGGAATTGGACAAGCTCGACAAAGCAACACCTGAACAACAGCCTACCGAAAACAATACAGCAGCTAACTAA
- a CDS encoding NADH-quinone oxidoreductase subunit C encodes MKLENKEFGFERFADEMAKLRKEQHFDYLVTIVGEDFGTDEGLGCIYILENTQTHERCSVKQLAKQVEQDYVIPSVYKLWADADLLEREVYDFFGIKFLGHPDMRRLFLRNDFVGYPLRKDYDMDPAKNMYTTKDDIEVDTTTEWNLNADGRLTATTHRLFTNDQFVVNIGPQHPSTHGVLRLQTVLDGEKVEHIYPHLGYIHRGIEKMCESYTYPQTLALTDRMNYLSAMMHRHALVGVIEEAMGIELSERILYIRTIMDELQRIDNHLLYTSCCAQDLGALTAMLYGMRDREHVLNVMEETTGGRLIQNYYRIGGLQDDIDPNFVENTKKLCKYLRPMIQEYLDVFGDNVITHQRFVGIGPMDEEECISYGVTGPAGRASGWHNDVRKHHPYTVYDKVDFEEVVMTGGDSMDRYYCHIKEMYQSLNIIEQLIDNIPEGDFYIKQKPVIKVPEGQWYFSVEGASGEFGAYLDSRGDKSPYRLKFRPMGLTLVGAMDKMLKGQKVADLVTTGAALDFVIPDIDR; translated from the coding sequence ATGAAATTAGAAAACAAAGAGTTTGGTTTTGAGCGTTTTGCCGACGAAATGGCGAAACTGAGAAAGGAACAGCATTTCGACTACCTTGTAACAATCGTTGGAGAAGACTTCGGAACAGACGAAGGTCTTGGCTGTATCTATATACTCGAAAATACGCAAACACACGAACGCTGCTCGGTTAAGCAGCTTGCGAAACAGGTAGAACAGGATTACGTGATACCATCAGTATATAAACTGTGGGCAGACGCCGACCTGCTGGAACGTGAAGTCTACGATTTCTTCGGCATAAAGTTCCTCGGACACCCCGACATGCGACGCCTTTTCTTAAGGAACGACTTCGTGGGCTATCCGCTTCGCAAGGACTATGACATGGATCCGGCGAAGAATATGTACACCACGAAAGACGATATCGAAGTGGATACAACTACGGAATGGAACCTGAATGCCGACGGACGACTGACCGCAACCACGCATCGGCTCTTCACAAACGACCAGTTCGTGGTGAACATCGGTCCGCAACACCCTTCAACACACGGTGTATTGCGACTTCAGACGGTGCTCGACGGTGAGAAAGTAGAACACATCTACCCACATCTCGGCTACATTCATCGTGGCATAGAGAAGATGTGCGAGTCTTATACTTATCCGCAGACATTGGCTTTGACCGACCGCATGAACTATCTTTCGGCGATGATGCACCGCCATGCATTGGTTGGCGTCATAGAAGAAGCCATGGGCATAGAGCTGTCGGAACGCATTCTGTACATTCGTACCATCATGGACGAGTTGCAACGCATAGACAACCACTTGCTCTACACATCGTGCTGCGCACAGGACTTAGGTGCTCTTACAGCCATGCTCTACGGTATGCGCGACCGCGAACACGTGTTGAACGTGATGGAAGAAACTACGGGTGGACGACTGATTCAGAACTATTATAGAATAGGTGGACTGCAAGACGACATCGACCCGAACTTTGTGGAGAACACAAAGAAGCTCTGCAAGTATCTGAGACCGATGATTCAAGAATATCTCGACGTCTTCGGCGACAACGTCATCACACACCAGCGTTTCGTAGGCATAGGTCCGATGGACGAAGAAGAGTGTATCAGCTATGGCGTAACAGGTCCTGCCGGTCGTGCAAGCGGCTGGCACAACGACGTTCGCAAGCATCACCCATACACCGTTTACGACAAAGTGGACTTCGAAGAGGTGGTTATGACGGGCGGAGACTCTATGGATCGCTACTATTGCCACATTAAAGAGATGTATCAGAGCCTCAACATCATTGAGCAACTCATCGACAACATTCCTGAGGGAGACTTCTATATCAAGCAAAAGCCTGTGATTAAGGTTCCGGAAGGTCAGTGGTACTTCTCTGTAGAGGGCGCAAGCGGCGAGTTTGGTGCCTATCTCGACTCACGAGGAGACAAGAGTCCGTACCGATTGAAGTTCCGTCCGATGGGTTTAACCTTGGTGGGGGCAATGGACAAGATGCTGAAAGGTCAGAAAGTAGCCGACCTTGTAACAACCGGTGCAGCCCTCGACTTCGTCATTCCCGACATCGACCGCTAA
- the nuoH gene encoding NADH-quinone oxidoreductase subunit NuoH produces MFDFSIVTRWFDELLRQTLGLGNFSTILIECVLVGLAIIIGYAVLAIILIFMERKVCAYFQCRIGPVRVGWWGTLQVFADVLKMLIKEIFTVDKADKLLYYLAPFLVIAASIGTFSFLPWNKGAAVLDFNVGIFLVTAISSIGVLGIFIAGWASNNKYSVLSAMRAAVQMISYELSLGICLISAVVLTRTMQISGIVEAQTGPWQWLIFQGHIPALLGFIVFCIAGNAEANRGPFDLAEAESELTAGYHTEYSGMGFGFYYLAEYLNLFVISGLAATVFLGGWAPINIGIEGFDNLMNLIPGIVWFLGKTFVVVFLLMWIRWTFPRLRVDQILKLEWKYLMPLSLVILVLMTVCVAFGWTFKIA; encoded by the coding sequence ATGTTCGATTTTAGTATAGTAACAAGATGGTTCGACGAGCTGCTAAGACAAACCTTGGGGCTCGGCAATTTCAGCACCATTCTTATAGAGTGCGTGCTCGTAGGCTTGGCAATCATCATTGGTTATGCCGTGCTCGCCATCATTCTTATTTTCATGGAACGTAAGGTTTGTGCTTATTTCCAGTGCCGTATCGGACCCGTCCGTGTGGGCTGGTGGGGTACGCTGCAGGTGTTTGCAGACGTGTTGAAGATGCTTATCAAGGAGATTTTCACCGTAGACAAAGCCGACAAGCTGCTTTACTACCTTGCACCTTTTCTTGTAATAGCTGCTTCTATCGGTACTTTCTCGTTCCTTCCATGGAACAAGGGCGCAGCAGTGCTCGACTTCAACGTCGGAATATTCCTTGTAACAGCCATCAGTTCCATCGGCGTGCTGGGCATTTTCATCGCTGGCTGGGCAAGTAACAACAAGTACTCTGTCCTCTCTGCCATGCGTGCAGCAGTCCAAATGATTTCTTACGAACTCTCATTGGGCATCTGCCTTATCTCAGCCGTGGTACTTACGCGTACCATGCAGATATCTGGCATCGTTGAAGCACAGACCGGTCCATGGCAATGGCTCATCTTCCAAGGGCACATTCCTGCCCTGTTAGGCTTCATCGTGTTCTGTATTGCAGGTAACGCAGAGGCAAACCGTGGTCCGTTCGACCTTGCCGAAGCTGAAAGTGAGCTTACTGCCGGATACCACACAGAGTATAGTGGTATGGGATTTGGCTTCTACTATTTGGCAGAATACCTCAATCTCTTTGTTATTTCAGGTCTTGCCGCAACGGTTTTCCTTGGCGGTTGGGCACCTATTAATATAGGTATAGAAGGCTTCGACAACCTTATGAACCTCATTCCGGGTATCGTCTGGTTCCTTGGAAAGACCTTTGTAGTAGTATTTCTTCTTATGTGGATACGCTGGACATTCCCCCGTTTGCGTGTAGACCAGATACTGAAGCTCGAGTGGAAATACCTTATGCCGCTCAGTTTGGTTATCTTGGTGCTCATGACAGTGTGCGTAGCATTCGGCTGGACATTCAAAATCGCATAA
- a CDS encoding NuoI/complex I 23 kDa subunit family protein has translation MEKKESYFGEIGSAFKTLATGLKTTMKEYFTPKSTEQYPENRKTTLHVAPRHRGRLVFKRDESENYKCVACLMCEKACPNGTIRITSEMQQDPETGRKKRALLDYQYDLGDCMFCQLCVNACNFDAIKFTNDFENAVFDRSKLVLHLNEEVYKGGSLPNLVDGGADWEVGTFNTKKK, from the coding sequence ATGGAAAAAAAGGAATCATATTTCGGTGAAATAGGGAGTGCTTTCAAGACATTGGCGACTGGTTTGAAGACCACAATGAAGGAATACTTCACGCCAAAGTCTACCGAGCAGTATCCAGAAAACCGCAAAACAACGCTGCACGTGGCTCCACGGCACCGCGGACGCTTGGTTTTTAAGCGAGACGAAAGCGAGAACTATAAGTGCGTAGCCTGCCTTATGTGCGAGAAAGCATGTCCAAACGGTACTATTCGCATAACGAGCGAAATGCAACAAGACCCTGAAACAGGTAGAAAGAAGCGTGCATTGCTCGACTATCAATACGATTTGGGCGACTGTATGTTCTGCCAATTGTGTGTAAATGCCTGCAATTTCGATGCCATCAAGTTTACAAACGACTTTGAGAATGCAGTTTTCGACCGTTCAAAACTCGTCCTACATCTGAACGAAGAGGTTTATAAGGGCGGCTCATTGCCTAACCTTGTAGACGGCGGAGCCGACTGGGAAGTAGGAACTTTCAACACTAAAAAGAAATAA
- a CDS encoding NADH-quinone oxidoreductase subunit J: MANLIVFAVLAVVILASAVFCVSTKRIMRAATALLFVLFGVAGLYFLLDYTFLGAAQISIYAGGITVMYVFAIQLVSKRTLQGLSERWLGKRTILAALIALVGLATVLGVFLKNKIFSELASANTADTEVSMQVIGKKLMSADKYGYVLPFEFISVFLLACIIGGLVILNKQKKEEVKE; encoded by the coding sequence ATGGCTAATTTAATTGTTTTTGCAGTTTTAGCAGTAGTAATACTCGCCTCAGCAGTATTCTGCGTGTCTACAAAGCGCATCATGCGTGCTGCAACGGCACTGCTTTTCGTGCTCTTTGGCGTAGCAGGGCTTTATTTCCTGCTTGACTATACATTCCTTGGTGCAGCCCAAATAAGTATCTATGCAGGCGGTATCACGGTAATGTACGTGTTCGCTATCCAGTTGGTAAGCAAGCGAACGCTTCAGGGTTTGTCTGAAAGATGGCTCGGAAAGCGTACCATTCTTGCTGCCTTAATTGCGCTTGTAGGACTTGCTACGGTATTAGGCGTGTTCCTGAAGAACAAGATTTTCAGCGAATTAGCATCTGCCAACACTGCCGATACGGAGGTTTCAATGCAAGTTATAGGCAAAAAACTTATGAGCGCAGACAAGTATGGCTATGTATTGCCGTTCGAATTCATTTCTGTTTTCTTGCTGGCGTGCATCATCGGAGGTTTGGTTATTTTGAATAAACAGAAGAAAGAGGAGGTAAAAGAATAA
- the nuoK gene encoding NADH-quinone oxidoreductase subunit NuoK, which yields MIPVEYFFVLSGLLFFIGVFGFVTRRNLVAMLISIELVLNSVDLNFAAFNRLLYPDGYEGMFFTIFSIGVSAAESAVALAIIINVYRHLHSDQVNSIENMKL from the coding sequence ATGATACCAGTAGAATATTTCTTTGTCCTTAGTGGCTTATTGTTCTTTATAGGAGTCTTTGGCTTTGTTACTCGTCGCAATTTGGTAGCGATGCTCATCTCCATAGAGTTAGTTCTCAATAGCGTAGACCTAAATTTTGCGGCTTTCAACCGTCTGCTTTATCCCGATGGATACGAAGGTATGTTCTTCACTATCTTCTCTATTGGCGTGAGTGCAGCCGAGTCTGCCGTTGCGTTAGCTATTATTATTAATGTTTACCGACACCTGCACAGCGATCAGGTGAACAGTATTGAAAATATGAAATTATAA
- a CDS encoding NADH-quinone oxidoreductase subunit L, translated as MFDYAFLILLLPFLSAIVLGLAGMKMPKPVAGIIGTCIVGVLFVLSLYTAYQYFFYTGEYTAMGQTFHVVDGRLASGVYPTVTVFNLTWLKFSELLTFNIGFRLSPISVMMLIVITTVSFMVHIYSFGYMAERDKNYKFEEYEHGFQRFYAYLSLFTMSMLGLVVATNVFQMYLFWELVGVCSYLLIGFYYPKHTAVHASKKAFIVTRFADLFFLIGILFFSFYVKTFNFDLSADGALSTQLHNLASDPVTAWAIPTALFLMFIGGAGKSAMFPLHIWLPDAMEGPTPVSALIHAATMVVAGVFQVASLFPIYIKYGAIEQLHWIAYIAAFTAFYAAAVACCQRDIKRGLAFSTISQIAYMLVALGVCYAIDNEEGGLGYMASMFHLFTHAMFKALLFLCSGAIIVIIGSNFKEYMGGLHKYMPITNACFLVGCIAISGVWPFAGFFSKDEIVSACFQFSPALGWFMTLVSGMTAFYMFRLYYVIFWGKSYYEEDPENRRRPKEVPFVMWGPLVFLSIISIFAGWIPFGHFVSATGQSADIHLQHFQFSSVAWFSLLAAAIGIALATWMYMPKSNPVPDMLAKRMPKLHKAALNRFYIDDAWQFFTHKIVFRCFSIPIAWFDRHVIDGTFNFLAWGTQEAGESIRPWQSGDVRQYAIWFITGTVALTLVILCLI; from the coding sequence ATGTTTGATTACGCATTTTTGATACTTCTTCTACCTTTTCTGAGCGCAATCGTATTAGGATTGGCAGGTATGAAGATGCCTAAACCGGTGGCAGGTATCATCGGCACATGTATTGTGGGCGTGCTTTTTGTCTTGAGTCTCTACACGGCTTACCAGTATTTCTTCTACACTGGCGAATATACCGCTATGGGACAGACCTTCCATGTCGTAGATGGTCGCTTGGCAAGTGGCGTTTATCCCACTGTAACCGTCTTCAATCTAACATGGTTGAAGTTCTCCGAGTTATTGACATTTAATATTGGTTTCCGTCTAAGTCCCATCAGTGTGATGATGCTTATCGTCATTACCACGGTCAGCTTCATGGTCCATATCTATTCGTTTGGCTATATGGCGGAACGCGACAAGAACTATAAGTTCGAGGAATACGAGCACGGTTTCCAACGTTTCTATGCATATCTGTCGTTGTTTACAATGTCAATGTTAGGTCTTGTGGTAGCAACCAACGTGTTCCAGATGTATCTTTTCTGGGAGTTGGTGGGTGTTTGCTCTTATTTGCTCATTGGTTTCTACTATCCAAAGCACACTGCCGTGCATGCAAGCAAGAAGGCTTTCATTGTTACTCGCTTTGCCGATTTGTTCTTTTTAATAGGTATTCTGTTCTTCAGTTTCTATGTAAAGACGTTCAATTTCGACCTTTCGGCAGACGGTGCCCTATCTACTCAATTGCACAACTTGGCTTCCGACCCTGTAACAGCGTGGGCTATACCAACAGCACTGTTCCTAATGTTCATCGGTGGTGCGGGTAAATCGGCTATGTTCCCCCTTCATATCTGGCTTCCAGATGCCATGGAGGGTCCAACACCGGTGTCAGCGCTTATCCATGCTGCCACCATGGTGGTTGCGGGTGTGTTCCAAGTAGCAAGTTTATTCCCCATTTATATTAAGTATGGTGCTATCGAGCAACTCCACTGGATTGCTTACATTGCAGCGTTTACGGCTTTCTATGCAGCAGCCGTAGCATGTTGTCAGCGCGATATAAAGCGTGGTTTAGCCTTTTCAACCATTTCTCAGATTGCCTACATGCTCGTTGCGCTCGGCGTTTGCTATGCCATCGACAACGAGGAAGGCGGTTTGGGCTACATGGCTTCCATGTTCCACCTGTTCACTCACGCCATGTTCAAGGCGTTGCTGTTCCTCTGTTCCGGTGCCATCATCGTTATCATTGGCAGCAACTTCAAGGAATATATGGGCGGATTGCACAAGTATATGCCGATAACAAATGCCTGCTTCCTCGTTGGTTGTATCGCCATCAGCGGTGTTTGGCCGTTCGCCGGTTTCTTCTCCAAGGACGAAATCGTCAGTGCCTGCTTCCAATTCTCACCCGCTTTAGGCTGGTTCATGACCTTGGTTTCGGGTATGACGGCTTTCTATATGTTCCGTTTGTACTACGTTATCTTCTGGGGCAAGTCCTATTACGAGGAAGATCCGGAGAACAGACGCCGCCCGAAGGAAGTTCCTTTCGTTATGTGGGGTCCGTTGGTGTTCCTCTCTATCATTTCAATATTTGCCGGTTGGATTCCTTTCGGGCACTTTGTTTCAGCTACGGGACAGAGCGCCGACATTCACTTGCAGCACTTCCAGTTCTCAAGTGTAGCTTGGTTCAGCCTCTTGGCAGCAGCCATCGGCATTGCGCTTGCTACGTGGATGTATATGCCCAAGAGCAATCCTGTGCCCGACATGCTTGCGAAACGTATGCCGAAACTCCACAAGGCAGCTCTCAACAGATTCTATATTGACGACGCCTGGCAGTTCTTTACCCACAAGATTGTTTTCCGTTGCTTCTCCATTCCAATCGCTTGGTTCGACCGTCATGTCATTGATGGCACTTTCAATTTCCTTGCTTGGGGAACTCAGGAGGCTGGCGAGAGCATTCGTCCATGGCAGAGTGGCGACGTCCGCCAGTATGCAATATGGTTCATTACAGGAACTGTGGCTTTAACATTAGTAATACTTTGCTTGATATAA
- a CDS encoding NuoM family protein, giving the protein MSWILTIFVIIPVLMLCGLWVAKNDNQVRGVMVAGASALLIGAIWLTVYFVQQRAAGNTDTMLLADSVTWFKPLNIAFAVGVDGISVVMILLSAIIVFTGTFASWQLEPMKKEYFLWFVLLSSGVFGFFISTDMFTMFMFYEVALIPMYLLIGVWGTGAKEYSAMKLTLMLMGGSGLLIFGFLGIYYFSGGSTMDVIELAKMHAMSKTAQNVFFPFVFIGFGVLGALFPFHTWSPDGHASAPTAVSMLHAGVLMKLGGYGCLRIAMYIMPDALEMWAPVFLILTTISVVYGALSACVQTDLKYINAYSSVSHCGMVLFALLMTTQTAITGAILQMLSHGLMTALFFACIGMIYHRAGTRDVRYLGGLMKVIPFLAVSYVVAGLANLGLPGFSGFVAEMTIFIGSFENGGMFHRVCTIIACTSIVITAVYILRVVGKILFQAIPNKKFYELHDATWDERFAVAGLIFCVAGLGLFPLFFENMIIDAVGPIFNHIIEYVPQLGNL; this is encoded by the coding sequence ATGAGTTGGATTTTAACAATATTTGTAATAATCCCCGTACTGATGCTTTGCGGCCTCTGGGTTGCTAAGAACGACAATCAGGTACGCGGCGTGATGGTAGCAGGAGCCTCTGCCTTGTTGATTGGTGCTATATGGCTCACCGTCTATTTTGTACAACAACGTGCTGCAGGAAATACCGATACAATGCTATTGGCAGACTCTGTTACGTGGTTCAAACCGCTGAACATAGCCTTTGCAGTGGGCGTTGACGGCATTTCTGTGGTAATGATTTTGCTTTCAGCAATCATTGTTTTCACGGGCACATTTGCCAGTTGGCAACTCGAACCAATGAAGAAGGAGTACTTCCTTTGGTTCGTCTTGCTCTCGTCAGGTGTCTTCGGTTTCTTTATTTCAACCGATATGTTCACCATGTTCATGTTCTACGAGGTGGCATTGATACCTATGTACCTTCTCATTGGAGTATGGGGAACAGGTGCAAAAGAGTACTCTGCCATGAAACTTACCCTTATGCTGATGGGTGGTTCGGGCTTGCTCATCTTCGGTTTCCTCGGTATCTACTACTTCAGTGGTGGTTCTACGATGGACGTTATCGAACTTGCGAAGATGCACGCTATGTCGAAGACGGCTCAAAACGTCTTCTTCCCATTCGTGTTCATAGGCTTTGGCGTTCTCGGAGCGTTGTTCCCATTCCACACATGGTCGCCCGACGGACATGCTTCTGCCCCTACGGCAGTGTCAATGCTCCATGCCGGTGTATTGATGAAATTGGGAGGCTACGGCTGTTTGCGCATTGCCATGTACATAATGCCTGATGCTTTAGAGATGTGGGCACCTGTATTCCTTATCCTTACAACCATCTCTGTGGTTTACGGTGCACTTTCTGCCTGTGTGCAGACCGACTTGAAGTACATCAATGCTTACTCTTCGGTTTCCCACTGTGGCATGGTTCTCTTTGCTTTGCTTATGACAACGCAGACCGCTATAACGGGTGCTATACTCCAAATGCTCTCTCACGGATTGATGACAGCCTTGTTCTTCGCCTGCATTGGTATGATTTACCACCGTGCCGGAACGCGCGACGTCCGCTATCTTGGCGGTTTAATGAAGGTGATACCATTCCTTGCCGTGTCTTACGTGGTTGCAGGTTTAGCCAATCTCGGCTTGCCGGGCTTCTCAGGCTTCGTTGCTGAGATGACAATCTTTATTGGTTCGTTCGAAAACGGGGGCATGTTCCACCGTGTCTGCACCATCATTGCCTGTACGTCTATCGTAATTACGGCAGTCTACATACTGCGCGTGGTGGGCAAGATACTCTTCCAAGCCATTCCAAACAAGAAGTTCTACGAGCTGCACGATGCCACTTGGGACGAGCGTTTCGCCGTTGCAGGTCTTATTTTCTGTGTAGCAGGTCTTGGTCTTTTCCCATTATTCTTCGAGAATATGATTATCGATGCGGTTGGTCCAATCTTCAACCACATCATCGAATACGTTCCACAATTAGGTAATCTCTAA
- a CDS encoding NADH-quinone oxidoreductase subunit N, which yields MNYNDFFKMIPEASLVAILIILFVADFISAKTEERKWFNPLASVLLLANTVVCMLQLQPEDAFGCMYVTSTAVNVMKAILAFGTFIVVLQSRVWAEKSGKEGEFYMLVVSTLLGMEAMMSAGNFLMFFLGLEMASVPMACVIAFDAYRNNSAEAAAKFILTATFSSGVMLYGISFLYGAYGTMYFSDITDNLQATPFTIMGLVFFFSGLGFKISLVPFHFWTADTYQGAPTTVTGYLSVISKGAAAFTLLSILFHVFGSMMAYWHVLMMIVVALSITVANLFAIRQGELKRFMAFSSISQAGYIMLAALGNNWASSVAALSYYVLIYVVANMAVFTIISVVEQNNGGKTNIADYNGFYKTNPRLSFLMTIAMFSLGGIPPFAGMFSKFFVFMSGVDGADIATTEGAWTYVILFVALINTVVSLYYYLKIVKAMYIIRCDTPMPTFKSDCNTKFTLALCTAGIVLFGVCSCVYDWIAAAI from the coding sequence ATGAATTATAATGATTTCTTTAAGATGATACCAGAGGCAAGTCTTGTTGCCATTCTGATAATCCTTTTCGTTGCTGACTTTATTTCAGCAAAGACCGAAGAGCGTAAATGGTTCAATCCTTTGGCTTCCGTTCTCTTGCTTGCCAACACTGTGGTTTGCATGCTTCAGCTACAGCCCGAAGACGCTTTCGGTTGTATGTATGTTACCTCTACTGCGGTAAATGTAATGAAGGCTATCCTTGCTTTCGGTACTTTCATCGTGGTGTTGCAAAGTCGGGTGTGGGCAGAAAAGAGCGGAAAGGAAGGCGAATTCTACATGCTTGTCGTCTCTACCCTGCTGGGTATGGAGGCAATGATGAGTGCAGGCAACTTCCTTATGTTCTTCCTTGGCTTGGAAATGGCATCTGTTCCCATGGCGTGCGTCATCGCTTTCGATGCCTATCGCAACAATTCTGCCGAGGCGGCAGCCAAGTTTATACTTACAGCAACCTTCTCGAGCGGTGTAATGCTCTACGGTATCAGCTTCCTTTATGGAGCTTACGGCACGATGTACTTTAGCGACATCACTGACAATCTGCAGGCTACGCCGTTCACCATTATGGGTTTGGTGTTCTTCTTCAGCGGTCTTGGCTTCAAGATTTCGCTTGTTCCGTTCCACTTCTGGACAGCCGATACCTATCAAGGCGCGCCAACCACGGTTACGGGCTACCTCAGCGTAATCTCAAAAGGTGCTGCAGCCTTCACGCTCTTAAGCATCTTGTTCCACGTCTTTGGCAGTATGATGGCCTATTGGCACGTGCTCATGATGATTGTCGTTGCACTTTCCATCACCGTTGCCAACCTCTTCGCTATCCGTCAGGGCGAACTGAAACGCTTCATGGCGTTCAGTTCCATCTCGCAGGCGGGCTACATCATGCTTGCTGCATTGGGCAACAACTGGGCTTCTTCAGTTGCTGCACTCAGCTACTACGTGCTTATTTATGTGGTTGCCAATATGGCTGTGTTCACCATTATCTCGGTTGTAGAACAGAACAATGGCGGCAAGACCAACATTGCCGACTATAACGGCTTCTACAAAACCAACCCACGGCTCAGCTTCCTCATGACCATTGCCATGTTCTCGCTGGGTGGTATTCCTCCGTTTGCGGGCATGTTCTCCAAGTTCTTCGTGTTCATGTCGGGCGTAGACGGTGCCGACATTGCCACGACCGAGGGAGCATGGACCTACGTCATCTTGTTTGTTGCACTTATCAACACCGTCGTTTCGCTCTACTACTATCTCAAGATAGTCAAGGCAATGTACATTATCCGTTGCGATACGCCTATGCCAACATTCAAGAGCGACTGCAACACCAAGTTCACCCTTGCCCTCTGCACGGCAGGCATCGTACTCTTCGGTGTATGCAGCTGTGTTTACGATTGGATTGCAGCAGCTATCTAA